One Vigna unguiculata cultivar IT97K-499-35 chromosome 11, ASM411807v1, whole genome shotgun sequence DNA window includes the following coding sequences:
- the LOC114168188 gene encoding uncharacterized protein LOC114168188, with protein MGDLSQLLEAASDFSHYPGVQSDDSARDFLNRFPLTLIINALQTNVDVPDLENTLVACLDKLFNTKLGASLIPQYMPFVQVGLQAESQAVRSLSCKTVSRLLENVDNDDKVAASVRLIKDFNIYPLLLDCIINGDEQVAAVAADAITKLASFPEGMEIIFPSGKVGETDLELIASQCSSLGRVRVLALVVKLFSVSRSAASTVYSLNLLKLLEAELRNADDTLVTLSVLELLYELAAIEHSTEFLSKTSLIELLSSIISNNSVESILRSRAMMICGRLVPKDIIHSFTNEPCVKAVIASIDGRLQSLDPSDIDECETALESLGHIGSSTQGATLLLSGSSPAARHVIDAAFERQGPQGHGKQLAALHALGNISGETRSKNNIILNAEAEENLRRLIYETATRSSKLTPSGLFLSVLQQDAEIRLAVYRVISGLVARPWCLMEICSKDDIINKVTNPTVETTKIGMEARYNCCKAIYQTLTLSDSVSAFTDIYAKLEKAVRMDPYLVKSHGEPQPVVETAERF; from the exons ATGGGTGATTTATCTCAACTTCTCGAAGCAGCTTCTGATTTCAGTCACTACCCAG GGGTGCAAAGCGATGATTCCGCTAGGGACTTTCTCAATCGCTTCCCTCTTACTCTCATTATCAA TGCACTACAGACTAACGTTGACGTGCCTGACCTAGAAAATACTCTTGTTGCATGCCTTGATAAGCTATTCAATACGAAGTTGGGAGCTTCTTTGATCCCGCAGTATATG CCTTTTGTTCAAGTTGGTCTGCAGGCAGAATCTCAAGCAGTCAGATCCTTATCTTGCAAAACA GTAAGTCGCCTTCTAGAGAATGTTGACAATGATGACAAAGTTGCTGCTAGTGTTCGTCTAATTAAAGACTTCAACATATATCCTCTTTTGCTTGATTGCATCATAAATGG TGATGAACAAGTGGCAGCTGTAGCAGCAGATGCAATAACAAAGTTAGCTAGTTTTCCTGAAGGCATG GAAATTATATTTCCATCAGGAAAAGTAGGTGAGACAGATCTGGAGCTTATAGCATCACAATGTTCATCACTG GGTCGAGTTCGTGTACTGGCACTGGTGGTTAAGCTTTTTTCTGTATCTAGGTCGGCAGCGTCCACTGTTTATAGCTTAAATCTACTTAAGTTGTTGGAAGCAGAACTCAGAAATGCTGACGATACCCTTGTAACTTTAAGTGTATTGGAACTTCTATATGAG TTGGCAGCAATCGAACATAGTACAGAATTTTTGTCAAAGACTAGCCTCATTGAATTGCTTTCGTCAATAATTAG CAACAATTCTGTGGAATCAATTTTAAGATCACGAGCAATGATGATATGTGGAAGGCTTGTGCCCAAGGACATTATACACTCCTTCACTAACGAACCTT GTGTTAAAGCTGTTATTGCATCTATTGATGGTAGACTTCAGTCATTGGATCCTTCAGATATAGATGAATGTGAAACTGCACTTGAATCATTGGGTCATATAGGATCAT CTACCCAGGGGGCCACATTATTACTCTCAGGTTCATCACCTGCTGCAAGACATGTTATAGATGCTGCTTTTGAACGACAAGGGCCACAAGGACATGGTAAACAGCTG GCTGCATTACATGCTCTCGGAAACATCTCGGGAGAAACTAGATCTAAGAATAATATCATACTCAATGCTGAAGCAGAAGAAAATCTGCGACGCTTAATTTATGAAACAGCCACCAGAAGTTCAAAACTGACTCCATCG GGTCTGTTTCTGTCAGTATTGCAGCAGGATGCAGAAATACGTCTAGCG GTCTATAGAGTGATAAGTGGATTGGTTGCCCGACCATGGTGCTTGATGGAGATATGCTCAAAAGATGATATTATAAACAAAGTGACTAATCCAACTGTTGAAACCACTAAAATAG GTATGGAAGCCCGATATAACTGCTGCAAGGCTATATACCAAACTCTGACACTTTCTGATAGTGTTTCTGCTTTTACAGATATATATGCAAAG TTGGAGAAAGCAGTTAGAATGGATCCATACCTTGTTAAGAGCCATGGTGAACCTCAACCTGTTGTGGAGACTGCCGaaagattttaa